ACTGAAGGCGGGGCCGGTGAGCTCCGAGCCCGCGTGTCCCTCCAGTTGGAGAAACGCCGCGACGGTGCGCTCGCGCCCCGGGGCGATGAGACACACCTGGAGGTCATTGCCGTCCTCGGCCACGTAGAGGTCGCCCGAACGGGATACGGTGACGTTGTCCACGCCGCGCAGCGGTGCGTCCGGGTAGAGGGCATGGTCGTAGATGATTTCCACCCGGCCGGTGGCGGGGGTGTGCGCCCAGACGCGATTGTCGCCCTTCGTCGTGAAGTAGATGACGCCGCCGTCGTACCAGCAGCCCTCGCCGCCATCGAACGCGGTGGTCAGAAAACGGGCGAGCTGCAGGTACACGGGGAGCGAGGCGGAGACCCGCACCCAACTGAAAGTCGCGGAGCCCCCCAGCGCGTCGCCGTTCAGCTTCGCGGCCTCCAGGGTGCCCGATGCCAACGAAGGCCATTGCGCGGGCGTGAAGCGATAGAGCCGTCCCTGGGGCCGGTCCTCCGTCAGGTACAGGCGCTGGCCCACCGGGTCCACGGCGACGGCCTCGTGGGCGAAGGTGCCCAGCGCCGCGCGCCGCTGACCTTGTGAGGGGCGCAGGGGATTGCATTCCCAGACGGTGCCCCCGTCCCACTCCTCACACGACAGCCAGGAGCCCCAGGGCGTGGGCCCTCCGGCGCAGTTGACCTGGGTGCCCTCGAGGATGCGGTAGGCGCTCGTCACGGTCCCGCCTCCGTCGAAGCGAATCGAGGAGGCGCCTCCCACCAGCGGCAGCTCGCAGTTGGAGGTGTAGACCCAGCCGCCATCGTCGGTGGGAAAGCAGACGCCGCCATCTGGCGCGGCATGCCACGTGTAGTGAGTGCCAGCAACGCGCTGTCCGGAGCGAGCGATGATGCGCGAGCTGAAGCCCGCGGGCAGCCGAAGCCCCTGCGCATCCGGAGCGCCGGAGATGGCACCGTAGGGCCCCGGCCCTGGCCGCGCGGGAGCGGCATACGCCGAACGCCAGAAACCCGACCCCAGGGCCAGCACGCCGCTGCCCATCGCCGTGAGTCGAAGGAAACGCCTGCGCTGCATGGGCATGCCTCCGTTCGCCAGAAGACCCGGAATCAGAAAGCGGACGCCCCCGCGACGGCGACACCATGGTCCTGGTCACCGGAGCCCCCGCTGACGCCGACAGCGCCCACGACCTTGCCGTTCTTCCGCAGCGGGACGCCTCCCGCGAAAATCATCACCTTGCCCTCGTTGGATGCGTGAATGCCATAGAACGGGCCCCCCGGCTGGGCACTCTTCGCCAGGTCCTGCGTGGTGATGTCGAAAGCGCGAGCGGTGAAGGCCTTCTTGATGGAGATGTCGACGCTGCCCAACCACGCCCCATCCATGCGCACGTGCGCAACCAGGTTTCCGCCCTCGTCGGCGACGGCGATGTTCATGGGCTGGCCCAACTCCTGGGCCTTCTTCTCGGCTGCGGCGATGATGCGACGCGCGTCTTCCAAACGGACCATGGGCGACTCCTGCGGGGGTTGGCGGCGCGCACAACGCCCCCGCGGACAAAGGAAGACAAGGCCGGGCTCGCCCGCGCCTTTGCGAATGTCCTGGAGACAATGAGGCGGTGGACGATTGTTCCGCCGGGCAACGGTTGTCCCGGCCCCCGTGCCGACCCAAACCTGGACACTCCGTCAGGACACGTGCCTGCGTCAGCCGCCGTGAGGACAGGTGTAGCGCTCGCCATCCTCAGGGACGAGCAGCTTGTGCTCCAACCCGGCCTGTCGCGCCGCCGCGCGGAGGCTCTTCCGGGTGCAGGGACAGTGGTCCAACGCCTCCAGGTGATTGGCGAGGACGCGGCCCGTCGTGAGGCGGGCCAGCTCCAGGGCGTCGTCTCCGTCCATCAGGATGTCCCCGCCCGCGTCGAAGCGCGCGCCCCCCGCGGGCACGATGGCGATGTCCGGGCGCCGCTCCGTGATGCAGGCGCGGACCGCATCGGTGAGCAGCGTATCGCCCGCGAGGTAGACGCTGGGTTCACCGGGCAGCTCGATGAAGTAGCCCACGCCATGCTCCATCAAGCCCCCGACCCATCCCCGGCCATGAACACAAGGGATGGCGGAGATGTGCCCATGAAAGAAGGGGGCGCGCTCCAGCGAGCTCACGGGTTGAGCACGCATGCCGCGCTCGCGCAGATACGACGCGTCATGCGGCGTGCAGAACACAGGGATGTCGCGCTCACGCAGGAAGCGCGCTCCAGCACGGTCCAGGTGGTCGAAGTGGCCCCGCTGGCAATGGGTGATGAGGGCATGTGTCACCGAGGCCAGCACCTCGCTGCTCCTCGGCGGCAGGTCCACGAGCGGATTGCGACGCCGCGTCCGGGTGAACCACTTCAGCGTGGGCAGCGCCGCGCGCGCAGCCAGCATGGGGTCGACGAGCAGACTCACGGGGCGACCGCCGCTTTCGAAGTCGAGCACCACGGTGGCGTTGCGCAACTGAGTGACATGCATGGGTGTCCTCTCCTCTCCAGGTGGAGTTGCCATGCACTTGTGCGCCAGGCGGCCGGCGGCCACAATGGCAGGAAGTGACAATGAACTTGCACTTCCAGCCAGGCGCGTCCACGGGCCTTCCCACGCATGAAGGGGCCTGGCCGTGAAGCGTCCTTCCCGTCCAGGGTCGCTGCGGTTGGGACTGCTGCTCTACCCGGGGTGCATGCCCGCCGGGCTGCTCGCCACCGCGGACCTGGTACGGGCCGTGAATCGACGCGCGGGTCGCGCGGTGTTCGAGCTCGCCTGGCTCGGGCTGAACCGCAAACCCATCGTCACCGAAGACGGGCTGACGCTGCGCCCACGCCACGTCCTGGGAGAGTTCCCCTGTGACGTGTGCCTCCTGCCCGGGTTCTGGGCCGAAAAGGAGGCGGACGTCGAGACCATGCTCGGGCGCCAGGCAGAGCTCATCGAAGCGCTGCGTCAGGCGCCGACGGGGCAGGCGCTTTGGAGCTACTGCGTCGGGGTCGCGCTCGCCGCCGCGGCCGGCGCGCTGGACGGGAAGGCCGCCACCGGAACCTGGTGGTTCCAGCACCTCCTCCAGCGCCGCTTCGCCCGTGTTCGCTGGCGATTCCCGGAGCCGCTGGTGGCGGACCGAGGGGCGGTGACCGCCTCGGGCGCCCAGGGGTACCTGCCCCTCATGACGCAGCAACTGGGACAGTGGGTCAGTCCCGAAGTGATGCGCGACGTCGAGCAGGTGTTGATGCTCCCGCGTCCTCCAACGGCACATCCCGCGTTTCGTCCGGTGGAGCTGATGGAGCTGCACTCCACGGCCTTGCGCCGGCTGCTCGTCTACGCCCAGTCCGTTCCCGCCTCCGAATTGAGCCTGACCCGCGCCGCCGAGCACTGCGCCGTGTCGCCACGCACGCTGTGCCGTCAAATCGAAGCCCACACCGGGCGCTCAGCGGGCGCATGGC
This genomic window from Myxococcus hansupus contains:
- a CDS encoding helix-turn-helix domain-containing protein, whose protein sequence is MKRPSRPGSLRLGLLLYPGCMPAGLLATADLVRAVNRRAGRAVFELAWLGLNRKPIVTEDGLTLRPRHVLGEFPCDVCLLPGFWAEKEADVETMLGRQAELIEALRQAPTGQALWSYCVGVALAAAAGALDGKAATGTWWFQHLLQRRFARVRWRFPEPLVADRGAVTASGAQGYLPLMTQQLGQWVSPEVMRDVEQVLMLPRPPTAHPAFRPVELMELHSTALRRLLVYAQSVPASELSLTRAAEHCAVSPRTLCRQIEAHTGRSAGAWLRLVKLRQVSDALTTSLAPLKVIGEQLGYLNESSLHRAFKQTTGMTPVHYRQAFGNVKSPQPPRRPVHPLRNKHVSVSTTETP
- a CDS encoding GlcG/HbpS family heme-binding protein, whose translation is MVRLEDARRIIAAAEKKAQELGQPMNIAVADEGGNLVAHVRMDGAWLGSVDISIKKAFTARAFDITTQDLAKSAQPGGPFYGIHASNEGKVMIFAGGVPLRKNGKVVGAVGVSGGSGDQDHGVAVAGASAF
- a CDS encoding MBL fold metallo-hydrolase: MHVTQLRNATVVLDFESGGRPVSLLVDPMLAARAALPTLKWFTRTRRRNPLVDLPPRSSEVLASVTHALITHCQRGHFDHLDRAGARFLRERDIPVFCTPHDASYLRERGMRAQPVSSLERAPFFHGHISAIPCVHGRGWVGGLMEHGVGYFIELPGEPSVYLAGDTLLTDAVRACITERRPDIAIVPAGGARFDAGGDILMDGDDALELARLTTGRVLANHLEALDHCPCTRKSLRAAARQAGLEHKLLVPEDGERYTCPHGG
- a CDS encoding alkaline phosphatase PhoX gives rise to the protein MQRRRFLRLTAMGSGVLALGSGFWRSAYAAPARPGPGPYGAISGAPDAQGLRLPAGFSSRIIARSGQRVAGTHYTWHAAPDGGVCFPTDDGGWVYTSNCELPLVGGASSIRFDGGGTVTSAYRILEGTQVNCAGGPTPWGSWLSCEEWDGGTVWECNPLRPSQGQRRAALGTFAHEAVAVDPVGQRLYLTEDRPQGRLYRFTPAQWPSLASGTLEAAKLNGDALGGSATFSWVRVSASLPVYLQLARFLTTAFDGGEGCWYDGGVIYFTTKGDNRVWAHTPATGRVEIIYDHALYPDAPLRGVDNVTVSRSGDLYVAEDGNDLQVCLIAPGRERTVAAFLQLEGHAGSELTGPAFSPDGRRLYFSSQRGADGNGVTFEVRGPFR